In Mycobacterium sp. JS623, one genomic interval encodes:
- the ffh gene encoding signal recognition particle protein → MFESLSDRLTGALQGLRGKGRLTDADIDATTREIRLALLEADVSLPVVRSFVARIKDRAKGAEVSGALNPAQQVVKIVNDELVAILGGETRQLAFAKTPPTVIMLAGLQGSGKTTLAGKLAKWLRDQGHTPLLVACDLQRPGAVNQLQIVGERAGAAVFAPHPGVSTEGSERAGHGDPVAVAAAGLAEAKAKHYDVVVVDTAGRLGIDDELMSQAASIREVLDPDEVIFVLDAMIGQDAVTTAEAFREGVGFTGVVLTKLDGDARGGAALSVREITGVPILFASAGEKLEDFDVFHPDRMASRILGMGDVLTLIEQAEQHFDAQKAEEAAAKIGSGELTLEDFLEQMLAIRKMGPIGNLLGMLPGAGQMKDALAAVDDSQLDRVQAIIRGMTPAERADPKIINGSRRLRIANGSGVTVGEVNQLVDRFFEARKMMSQMAGQMGMPFGRKGSARKAAKNKKKGKKGGRGPTPAKTRNPLGAGGMPAGFPDLSNMPKGLDELPPGLADIDLSKLKFPGQK, encoded by the coding sequence GTGTTTGAATCGCTGTCCGACCGGTTGACCGGTGCCCTGCAGGGGCTGCGCGGCAAGGGCCGGCTGACCGACGCCGACATCGACGCCACCACCCGGGAGATCCGGCTGGCGCTGCTCGAAGCCGACGTCTCGCTGCCCGTCGTGCGCTCGTTCGTCGCCCGCATCAAAGACCGGGCCAAGGGCGCCGAGGTCTCCGGAGCGCTCAACCCGGCCCAGCAGGTCGTCAAGATCGTCAACGACGAACTGGTCGCCATCCTCGGCGGCGAGACCCGTCAATTGGCGTTCGCCAAGACCCCGCCGACCGTGATCATGCTCGCGGGTTTGCAAGGCTCCGGTAAGACGACGCTGGCGGGCAAGCTCGCGAAGTGGCTTCGCGACCAAGGACATACACCGCTTCTGGTGGCCTGCGACCTGCAACGCCCTGGCGCCGTCAACCAGCTGCAGATCGTCGGCGAACGCGCGGGCGCGGCTGTGTTCGCGCCGCACCCAGGCGTGTCCACCGAGGGTTCAGAGCGGGCCGGACACGGCGATCCGGTCGCCGTGGCCGCTGCGGGTCTGGCCGAGGCCAAGGCCAAGCACTACGACGTGGTCGTCGTCGACACCGCGGGCCGCCTCGGCATCGACGATGAGCTGATGAGCCAGGCCGCGTCGATCCGCGAGGTGCTCGACCCCGACGAGGTGATCTTCGTCCTCGACGCCATGATCGGTCAGGACGCCGTCACCACGGCTGAAGCGTTCCGCGAGGGTGTCGGGTTCACCGGCGTGGTGCTGACCAAGCTCGACGGTGACGCCCGCGGCGGCGCCGCGCTGTCTGTGCGCGAGATCACCGGCGTGCCGATCCTGTTCGCGTCGGCGGGCGAGAAGCTCGAGGACTTCGACGTCTTCCACCCCGACCGGATGGCCAGCCGCATCCTGGGCATGGGCGACGTCCTCACGCTCATCGAGCAGGCCGAACAGCATTTCGATGCGCAGAAGGCCGAGGAGGCCGCCGCCAAGATCGGCTCGGGTGAGCTGACCCTTGAGGACTTCCTCGAGCAGATGCTGGCCATCCGCAAGATGGGGCCGATCGGCAATCTGCTGGGCATGCTGCCGGGCGCAGGCCAGATGAAGGATGCGCTGGCCGCCGTCGACGACAGCCAGCTCGACCGTGTGCAGGCGATCATCCGCGGGATGACGCCTGCCGAGCGGGCCGATCCGAAGATCATCAACGGCTCGCGCCGGCTGCGCATCGCCAACGGCTCGGGTGTGACGGTGGGCGAGGTCAACCAGCTCGTCGACCGCTTCTTCGAGGCTCGCAAGATGATGTCGCAGATGGCCGGGCAGATGGGAATGCCGTTCGGCCGCAAGGGTTCTGCGCGTAAGGCCGCCAAGAACAAGAAGAAGGGCAAGAAGGGGGGACGCGGGCCCACGCCGGCGAAGACGCGTAACCCGCTCGGCGCCGGAGGCATGCCTGCCGGGTTCCCGGACCTGTCCAACATGCCGAAGGGCCTCGACGAGCTGCCACCCGGCCTCGCGGACATCGACCTGTCGAAGCTGAAGTTCCCGGGCCAGAAGTAA
- a CDS encoding metal-dependent hydrolase family protein, translated as MRLHVRGRGLPDGQPVEWWIVEEPAGEEHGRRGILSAEPVKDAETVFDGGWVVPGLVDAHCHVGLGQHGVIELDEAITQAETERDAGALLLRDAGSPTDTRSFDDREDLPRIIRAGRHLARPKRYSRGFALELEDESQLPDAVAEQARWGDGWVKLVGDWIDRETGDLAPLWSGEVLKQAIDAAHVNGARVTAHVFSEDALPGLINAGIDCIEHGTGLTDETIELMVEHGTALVPTLINIENFPGIADAAEKFPAYARHMRDLYDSCYPRISAAHEAGIPIFAGTDAGSMVAHGRIADEVEALKGIGMSPTAALGAASWTAREWLGRPGLEHGASADLVCYADDPRSGVDVLNNPARIILRGRVF; from the coding sequence GTGCGCCTGCACGTTCGTGGCCGCGGATTGCCTGATGGCCAGCCGGTCGAGTGGTGGATCGTCGAGGAGCCCGCGGGCGAAGAGCATGGACGCCGCGGCATCCTCAGCGCCGAGCCCGTCAAAGACGCCGAGACGGTATTCGACGGCGGCTGGGTCGTCCCCGGCCTCGTCGACGCGCACTGCCACGTCGGGCTGGGACAGCACGGCGTCATCGAACTCGACGAGGCGATCACACAGGCCGAAACCGAGCGCGACGCCGGTGCGCTGCTGCTGCGCGACGCCGGCTCACCGACCGATACCCGCAGCTTCGACGACCGCGAGGATCTGCCCCGCATCATCCGCGCGGGCCGCCATCTGGCTCGGCCAAAGCGTTATTCGCGCGGATTCGCCCTTGAACTCGAGGATGAGTCGCAGCTGCCCGACGCGGTCGCCGAACAGGCGCGCTGGGGTGACGGCTGGGTCAAGCTGGTCGGCGACTGGATCGACCGCGAAACCGGCGACCTGGCGCCGCTGTGGTCCGGCGAGGTTTTGAAGCAAGCGATCGACGCCGCCCACGTCAACGGCGCACGGGTCACCGCGCATGTGTTCAGCGAGGACGCGCTGCCGGGCCTGATCAATGCGGGCATCGACTGTATCGAGCACGGCACCGGGCTCACCGACGAGACCATCGAGCTGATGGTCGAGCACGGTACTGCGCTGGTGCCCACGCTGATCAACATCGAGAACTTTCCCGGCATCGCCGACGCTGCGGAGAAGTTTCCGGCGTATGCCCGGCACATGCGCGATCTCTACGACAGCTGCTATCCGCGCATCAGTGCTGCGCACGAGGCGGGCATTCCGATCTTCGCAGGCACCGACGCGGGCAGCATGGTCGCGCACGGCCGGATCGCCGATGAGGTCGAGGCGCTCAAGGGCATCGGCATGAGTCCGACCGCAGCGCTTGGCGCGGCCAGCTGGACCGCGCGGGAGTGGTTGGGGCGGCCAGGGCTTGAACACGGGGCGAGTGCCGATCTGGTGTGTTACGCCGACGACCCGCGCTCAGGCGTCGACGTACTCAACAACCCAGCCCGAATCATCCTGCGGGGCCGCGTTTTCTAG
- a CDS encoding D-alanyl-D-alanine carboxypeptidase family protein, whose amino-acid sequence MRKLLAALTITLSAAVMVAPPVCAEPTVQPASAVDLPQGPAQAWLLADLDNGRILASRNPYEPHAPASTIKALLAMVVLDQLPLTAVITATPANTDVECSCVGVKEGRSYPVRQLLDGLMLVSGNDAANTLAEGLGGYQTAVAKMNAKAAALGARNTHASSPSGLDGPGMESVTTPADLAAIYRAALHYPAFAAIVRQPSSLFPTDDGPKKIVNQNELLSRYPGTLVGKTGYTDLAQKTFVGAAQRNGHNLVVVQMYGSGDMYGQAIGLLDWGFSQYR is encoded by the coding sequence GTGCGAAAGTTATTGGCCGCGTTGACTATCACGCTGTCCGCGGCCGTAATGGTCGCTCCCCCAGTGTGCGCCGAGCCAACCGTCCAACCGGCGAGCGCGGTGGATCTGCCACAAGGGCCTGCGCAGGCATGGCTGCTGGCCGATCTGGACAACGGGCGAATCCTGGCTTCCCGCAACCCGTATGAGCCACATGCGCCCGCCAGCACCATCAAGGCTCTACTCGCGATGGTGGTGCTTGACCAGCTTCCGCTCACCGCGGTGATCACCGCGACACCCGCGAATACCGACGTCGAATGCTCATGCGTCGGCGTCAAAGAGGGCCGCTCGTACCCGGTGCGTCAGCTCTTGGACGGGCTGATGTTGGTGTCGGGCAACGACGCCGCCAACACCCTGGCCGAGGGCCTCGGCGGCTATCAGACTGCCGTCGCGAAAATGAACGCCAAGGCGGCCGCGCTGGGTGCACGCAACACGCACGCCTCGTCACCGTCGGGGCTGGACGGTCCGGGGATGGAATCGGTGACGACGCCGGCTGATCTCGCAGCGATTTACCGTGCAGCGCTTCACTATCCGGCCTTCGCTGCGATCGTGCGGCAGCCGTCGTCGCTGTTCCCCACCGACGACGGACCCAAGAAGATCGTCAACCAGAACGAACTGCTGTCGCGGTATCCCGGCACCCTGGTCGGAAAGACCGGCTATACCGATCTGGCGCAGAAGACCTTCGTCGGCGCCGCACAACGCAACGGCCACAACCTCGTCGTTGTCCAGATGTACGGCTCCGGCGACATGTACGGCCAGGCGATCGGCCTGTTGGATTGGGGCTTCAGCCAATACCGCTGA
- a CDS encoding D-alanyl-D-alanine carboxypeptidase family protein yields MGRFVAVFAACLSLVLLSSGPVASAEPDIQPAGSVPIPEGPAPAWIIADMDTGQVLAGREMDVAHPPASTIKTLLALTALDELPSLDTTVVGTEADTHVECNCAGIKPGHVYTARQLLDAVLLASGNDAANALADMIGGYDTAVAKMNAKAASIGAVNTHASTPSGLDGPGGSGFTTPRDLAIIFRSAMANPTFAEITSQPVAMFPSDTGDKPLVNEDELLHRYPGTIGGKTGFTDAAKKTFVAAADRGGRRLVIAMMYGLVKEGGPTYWDQAAALLDWGFAQDRGASVGSL; encoded by the coding sequence ATGGGGAGGTTCGTCGCCGTTTTCGCCGCATGCCTGAGTCTTGTCCTGCTGTCTTCGGGTCCGGTCGCCTCGGCCGAGCCGGACATCCAACCCGCGGGCAGCGTGCCGATTCCCGAGGGGCCCGCTCCCGCGTGGATCATCGCCGACATGGATACCGGCCAGGTGCTGGCCGGCCGGGAGATGGATGTCGCCCACCCGCCCGCGAGCACGATCAAGACGCTGCTGGCGCTGACCGCGCTGGACGAGCTGCCCAGCCTCGATACCACGGTCGTCGGTACGGAGGCCGACACCCACGTCGAGTGCAACTGCGCGGGTATCAAACCCGGTCACGTCTACACGGCACGCCAGCTGCTTGACGCCGTCCTGCTCGCCTCGGGCAACGACGCCGCCAACGCGCTCGCCGACATGATCGGCGGCTATGACACCGCGGTCGCGAAGATGAACGCCAAGGCCGCGTCCATCGGCGCGGTCAATACGCACGCGTCGACGCCGTCGGGGCTGGACGGGCCAGGGGGCTCGGGGTTCACCACTCCGCGAGACCTGGCGATCATCTTCCGCTCCGCGATGGCCAATCCCACGTTTGCCGAGATCACGTCGCAACCGGTGGCCATGTTCCCCTCCGACACGGGCGACAAGCCTCTGGTGAACGAGGACGAGCTGCTGCATCGCTACCCCGGGACCATCGGCGGCAAGACGGGCTTCACCGATGCGGCGAAGAAGACGTTCGTCGCCGCCGCCGATCGTGGTGGCCGTCGACTGGTGATCGCAATGATGTATGGGCTGGTCAAGGAGGGTGGGCCGACGTACTGGGATCAGGCCGCCGCGCTGCTGGATTGGGGCTTCGCCCAGGACCGCGGGGCCAGTGTCGGCTCACTTTAA
- a CDS encoding nuclear transport factor 2 family protein translates to MLSLEEISDRFEIQQLLIDYSTAIDTRQFDDLDRVFTPDAYIDYRAMGGIDGRFPDVKAWLAETLPKIFRSHAHMLGNFDVRIDGDTASSRTFCFNPMVFEGDKNQVMFCGLWYVDEFTRTPGGWRMTRRVEEKCFDKVV, encoded by the coding sequence ATGTTGAGCCTGGAGGAGATTTCGGACCGCTTCGAAATACAGCAGCTGCTGATCGACTACTCGACGGCGATCGATACTCGTCAATTCGACGACCTCGACCGAGTGTTCACGCCGGACGCCTACATCGACTACCGCGCGATGGGCGGCATCGACGGCCGCTTCCCGGACGTCAAGGCGTGGCTGGCGGAGACGTTGCCGAAAATCTTCAGGTCGCACGCTCACATGCTCGGCAACTTCGACGTCCGCATCGACGGCGACACCGCGTCGTCGCGGACCTTCTGTTTCAACCCGATGGTGTTCGAGGGCGACAAGAACCAAGTCATGTTTTGTGGGCTTTGGTACGTCGACGAATTCACCCGCACACCTGGTGGCTGGAGAATGACCCGTCGGGTCGAAGAGAAGTGCTTCGACAAAGTGGTGTAG
- a CDS encoding class I SAM-dependent methyltransferase, whose protein sequence is MTFLRERLLSAVAGQLGRPHGILSPFVARALNRGNQKAIVAAVEAAHAPRGGVAADVGFGGGVGLELLLNAIGEDGVVHGVEVAEDMLRRAKSKFGSDGRLRLARGSLTELPLDDGSVDALITVNTVYFISELDAACRELVRVLRHGGRAVIGIGDPDVMAKLPFTKHGFTIRPVTEIAAALQNSGLQVEQRRIEDKPIPRFLLIGTRA, encoded by the coding sequence ATGACGTTCTTGCGCGAGCGGCTGTTGTCCGCGGTCGCCGGGCAACTCGGCCGGCCGCACGGAATCTTGAGCCCATTCGTCGCGCGTGCACTCAACCGCGGGAACCAGAAGGCGATCGTCGCCGCCGTGGAAGCGGCGCATGCTCCGCGCGGCGGCGTCGCAGCCGATGTCGGCTTCGGTGGTGGCGTCGGCCTGGAATTGCTGTTAAACGCTATCGGCGAGGACGGCGTCGTGCATGGCGTCGAGGTCGCCGAGGACATGTTGCGCAGGGCCAAATCGAAGTTCGGCAGCGATGGGCGGTTGCGGTTGGCGCGGGGCTCGCTGACGGAGTTGCCGTTGGACGACGGCTCGGTCGACGCGCTGATCACCGTCAACACCGTGTACTTCATTTCCGAACTCGATGCCGCGTGCCGCGAACTCGTGCGTGTGCTGCGCCATGGTGGCCGCGCGGTGATCGGCATCGGCGATCCGGACGTGATGGCGAAGCTGCCGTTCACCAAGCACGGCTTCACCATTCGTCCTGTCACCGAAATCGCTGCGGCGCTTCAGAATTCGGGGTTGCAGGTGGAGCAACGCCGCATCGAGGACAAGCCGATTCCGCGTTTCCTGCTGATCGGCACGCGCGCCTGA
- a CDS encoding nuclear transport factor 2 family protein: MDDTTALIEIEAIKQLKARYCRYLDIKDWSAWRGIFADDFFSDTSQAGGKVIRGADEFVAFTRTGVGQRATAHQVHAPEIELTSATTARGVWALEDVVRLAPGVNLRGYGHYHETYEKLDGQWRITSSKLTRLREDIFNMFISVYVSPRLRDVIGKAARRAMR; the protein is encoded by the coding sequence ATGGACGACACCACCGCCCTGATAGAGATCGAGGCGATCAAGCAGCTGAAGGCCCGCTATTGCCGCTACCTCGACATCAAGGACTGGTCGGCATGGCGCGGGATCTTCGCCGACGACTTTTTCAGCGACACGTCGCAGGCGGGAGGCAAGGTCATCCGGGGTGCCGACGAGTTCGTCGCGTTCACCCGTACAGGCGTGGGTCAGCGGGCCACCGCCCATCAGGTGCACGCCCCGGAGATCGAGCTGACGTCGGCGACGACGGCGCGCGGCGTCTGGGCGCTCGAGGATGTGGTCCGGTTGGCGCCCGGGGTGAACCTGCGCGGCTACGGCCATTACCACGAGACCTACGAAAAGCTCGACGGCCAGTGGCGGATCACCAGCTCCAAGCTGACCCGGCTGCGTGAGGACATCTTCAACATGTTCATCTCGGTATACGTCTCTCCCCGCCTGCGGGATGTCATCGGAAAGGCTGCGCGTAGGGCCATGCGCTGA
- the rpsP gene encoding 30S ribosomal protein S16, which yields MAVKIKLTRLGKIRNPQYRIAVADSRTRRDGRSIEVIGRYHPKEEPSLIEINSERAQYWLSVGAQPTEPVLQLLKITGDWQKFKGLPGAEGTLKVKEPKPSKLDLFNAALAEAEGGPSTEATTPKKKKAPAKKAADKAETPAEAEAPAAQPDAPAAEAPAAQPDAPAAEAPAAQPDAPAAEAPAEAAESAESTES from the coding sequence ATGGCTGTCAAGATCAAGCTCACCCGGCTTGGCAAGATCCGCAACCCCCAATACCGCATCGCCGTCGCCGACTCGCGCACCCGCCGCGACGGCCGCTCGATCGAGGTCATCGGCCGCTACCACCCCAAGGAAGAGCCGAGCTTGATCGAAATCAACTCGGAGCGCGCTCAGTACTGGCTCAGCGTTGGCGCCCAGCCCACCGAACCCGTATTGCAGCTGCTGAAGATCACCGGCGACTGGCAGAAGTTCAAGGGTCTGCCCGGTGCTGAGGGCACGCTGAAGGTCAAGGAGCCCAAGCCGTCCAAGCTGGATCTGTTCAACGCCGCGCTCGCCGAGGCCGAGGGCGGCCCGAGCACCGAGGCCACCACGCCCAAGAAGAAGAAGGCGCCCGCCAAGAAGGCGGCAGACAAGGCCGAGACGCCCGCCGAGGCCGAGGCGCCCGCTGCCCAGCCTGACGCCCCCGCTGCCGAAGCGCCCGCTGCCCAGCCTGACGCCCCCGCTGCCGAGGCGCCCGCTGCCCAGCCTGACGCCCCCGCTGCCGAGGCGCCTGCTGAGGCTGCCGAGTCGGCCGAATCCACCGAGAGCTGA
- a CDS encoding RNA-binding protein, whose translation MSSVVVDAVEHLVRGIVDNPDDVRVDMVTSRRGRTVEVHVHPDDLGKVIGRGGRTATALRTLVAGIGGRGIRVDVVDTDQ comes from the coding sequence ATGAGCTCTGTCGTCGTTGACGCCGTCGAGCATCTTGTCCGCGGGATCGTCGACAACCCCGATGATGTCCGGGTCGACATGGTGACCAGCCGGCGCGGTCGCACCGTCGAGGTGCACGTGCATCCCGACGACCTCGGCAAGGTGATCGGCCGCGGTGGTCGCACTGCGACCGCGCTGCGCACGCTGGTCGCGGGTATCGGCGGCCGCGGCATCCGGGTCGACGTGGTGGACACCGACCAGTAA
- the rimM gene encoding ribosome maturation factor RimM (Essential for efficient processing of 16S rRNA), giving the protein MDLVVGRVVRAHGVAGEIVVEIRTDDPDIRFAPGSSLRGKPSRGGPESRYVIDSVRDHGGRLLVRLEGVADRNAADALRGTVFIVDSADLPPIEDPDEFYDHQLEGLRVVTTAGGAIGSVAEVLHTAAGELLSVRSDEGEVLVPFVSAIVTSVSLADQTIVIDPPDGLLEL; this is encoded by the coding sequence ATGGACCTGGTAGTCGGTCGGGTCGTCAGAGCGCACGGCGTCGCCGGCGAGATCGTCGTCGAGATCCGCACCGACGATCCCGACATCCGCTTCGCGCCTGGCTCGTCCTTGCGCGGCAAGCCATCTCGCGGTGGGCCCGAAAGTCGCTACGTCATCGATTCGGTCCGCGACCACGGCGGGCGACTGCTGGTGCGCCTGGAAGGCGTTGCCGATCGCAACGCCGCCGACGCCTTGCGGGGCACGGTGTTCATCGTCGACTCGGCGGATCTGCCGCCGATCGAAGACCCCGACGAGTTCTACGACCACCAGCTCGAAGGGCTACGGGTCGTGACGACCGCCGGCGGTGCCATCGGCTCGGTCGCGGAGGTATTGCACACCGCGGCAGGCGAATTGCTTTCGGTGCGCAGCGATGAGGGCGAGGTGTTGGTGCCGTTCGTCAGCGCCATCGTGACGTCGGTGTCGCTGGCCGACCAGACCATCGTGATCGACCCACCCGATGGCCTACTGGAGCTATAG
- the trmD gene encoding tRNA (guanosine(37)-N1)-methyltransferase TrmD — protein MQIDVITIFPDYLDSLRQSLAGKAIEAGIVELAVHDLRRWTHDVHKSVDDSPYGGGPGMVMKAPVWGDALDEICSDETLLIVPTPAGRLFGQADAQRWSTEKHLVFACGRYEGIDQRVVDDAARRMRVEEVSIGDYVLPGGESATLVMIEAMVRLLPDVLGNPASHQDDSHSNGLLEGPSYTRPPSWRGLDVPEILLSGDHAKIAAWRYEQGLQRTRERRPDLLD, from the coding sequence GTGCAGATTGACGTCATCACGATCTTCCCGGACTACCTGGATTCGCTGCGACAGTCGTTGGCGGGCAAGGCGATTGAGGCCGGCATCGTGGAATTGGCCGTGCACGATCTGCGCCGGTGGACCCACGACGTCCACAAGTCCGTCGACGACTCACCGTACGGCGGCGGCCCCGGAATGGTGATGAAGGCGCCGGTGTGGGGGGATGCGCTCGACGAAATCTGCTCGGACGAAACACTTCTGATCGTGCCCACCCCGGCGGGCCGGCTGTTCGGACAGGCCGATGCGCAGCGGTGGAGCACCGAGAAGCACCTGGTGTTCGCATGCGGACGGTACGAAGGCATCGATCAGCGCGTCGTCGACGACGCGGCCCGCCGAATGCGGGTCGAAGAAGTCTCGATCGGCGACTATGTGCTGCCGGGCGGTGAGTCAGCCACGCTGGTAATGATCGAGGCGATGGTTCGTTTGCTTCCCGATGTGCTCGGCAATCCTGCGTCACACCAAGACGATTCCCACTCCAACGGGTTGCTGGAGGGTCCGAGCTACACCCGGCCGCCCAGCTGGCGGGGACTCGACGTCCCCGAAATACTGCTGTCGGGTGACCACGCGAAAATCGCGGCGTGGCGATATGAGCAGGGGCTGCAGCGGACGCGTGAGCGTCGTCCCGATCTGCTCGACTAG
- the rplS gene encoding 50S ribosomal protein L19 — protein MNTLDFVDQTSLRDDIPTFGPGDTVNVHVKVIEGSKERIQVFKGVVLRRQGGGVRETFTVRKESYGVGVERTFPVHSPNIDHIDVVTRGDVRRAKLYYLRELRGKKAKIKEKR, from the coding sequence ATGAACACGCTGGACTTCGTCGATCAGACGTCGCTGCGCGACGACATTCCGACATTCGGCCCCGGCGACACCGTTAACGTGCACGTCAAGGTCATCGAGGGCTCCAAAGAGCGCATCCAGGTCTTCAAGGGTGTCGTTCTTCGCCGTCAGGGCGGCGGCGTCCGCGAGACCTTCACCGTCCGCAAGGAAAGCTATGGCGTCGGCGTCGAGCGGACCTTCCCGGTGCATTCGCCCAATATCGATCACATAGACGTCGTCACCCGTGGCGACGTGCGCCGCGCGAAGCTCTACTACCTGCGCGAGCTGCGTGGCAAGAAGGCCAAGATCAAGGAGAAGCGCTGA